The sequence aatatctgacaaaatatgtaaaatatgactccagcaggcatttattactgatataatatgatttcaagtgttaaaatcgataaggaataaatagatatgttatatttcatgtcatcttggttcatctcggtaaaatacgttATCTCGGTATTAAGGAGGACCGATgaccacaggggctcgtatttgaagtttgggggtgaactgtagcttagatcatccagtttatttttatacatatagtaccagggatactggatgatctaagctacagttcactcccaaccaaacttcaaatacgaaCCCCTGTCCTAATGACTGTACTTGGCGCACTGCGGCATTGGGTCAAAAAAGTTCAATCGGTTTATGAGAAATATCTGGATTTGCCCAGGTGTGTTCGATTGGGCTGACACTTGTTTCCCTGTTCTTCAATTGGTGAACTctatagtctgaataccagtcgttgttaccggttccctacaactTTTTGTGTAACAAGTTGTTTGTGGAACGAccgctaggtactagactagtgAACTCTACTGCTACCACGCACGCACTCTCTCCCTGACGTCAGTGTCAACTCGGTTAAGACTGATATAACCTGACTGGTCCATTCTCATTTGCCAGGTTTCGGTTGCCTCTCATATGCCAGAAGAACTTCATGCCAACACAATCACTGGCCGAACttcccttcattggtctattacactATTGGTCTATTTACAAGATTTCTTGGAAGGGCGGACAGGTTACCGCTCTTACTTTAGGCAATCAGATCCGTTGCTTTGTTGAACAAATTTCCCAGTGAAAAACAACACATTTGATTGGCTTAATgtataatgtctatttcaacttgacttgagagcataccAGCTGGCCTAGCtcagacctttatcaggtatgtaccatcaaaactgactgagctaggctagtctgaataccagtcgttacAGTTCCCTACAGAATACCGTCGTTGTTTGTAGAACGACGGCTGGGTACTAGACTAGAGCTAGGCCATCTCatatgctctcaagtcaagttgaaatagacattagactGGTGGTCAAGAAATGGCGGGCCATGAAATAGACTTATGGTAGAAGTACAGCCATGGTTTGTGTTACTAACATGGGTTTCGgcgggaggcaatcaaaccctggcaggTGAGGATAAGTCGATCAGACCAGTCCGGTCAATTTCAGTCATCCAACCGAACACACGTaacatattttgaatatatttatgtaaAGATGGTCCATGGATGATATCTCTATTAGATCCAAATTCGTTATAGACACTGTCTTGAGAGTTTAGTTTCTCAATCGAATTTTGATTATTAATGCACCATTTATCTTCTAGGTAAAACAGTTAACAACAAGGATGTTAATAAAACGAAGAATAGGGAGCGTTCACATATCAACTCTTGTTTGGATCTCAATGAGAAtacatcaaaatcaaaaacatcAGGTACTACATTCGTATACAGGCCATAGCTAGTATCACGAAAGTGAGCCCTTTTCAGTCAGAAGTATTCTATCGCTGCTTTGCTTTGGCAGTTCTTTCTTTGATAACCAAATAATTAGCTTCTGCGTGACGAACCTGAATAGCCGTAATTCTGAATTACTGGTGTGTAATCTTTAGAAAACCATCTACCAAGCACTTTCGATGATTTCATTAGATAAATGAAAGTTGTTAGTCGATTTTCAGTTCTAGAGATATCTCGCTTGAAGAAAGCAATTCGCCTCACTCGAAGTCGTTGAACTGATTTACCCGTTAAATGGCTGTTCCTATTTCCAGGAGAGGTGAAACAACTGAAGGAAGAAGTACTTAAAAAACTTAGTGAAATCTACCACGATGTGATTCAACCACTCGAAGAGGCATATAGATATCAAGATACGAACAAATTACCCATATCTGGtaaattgtgaaaatatgaaaacaatACATCGGGATGCCAGCACTCACCAGATGGCACAACAAAAAACTGGGTCATTTTTAGcgaaatatttatacattttcagTGAGATTTGGACTTGACTTTAAAAATGCTATATCCAAAAATTGTCAAacaatttgattgaaatttagaTGGAAATTGAAGGGTAACCTGGTGCCACTTTACGATCTTGCAGATCAGTACTGAATTGTCGCCATAGTAGCGTTGCCGGATTCACATTGAGTCTTTATTTGGTACCAGTCAACTTGGTAAACTGCTCaagaatttcataaaaattttCTTGGAAAGACATTCATCTCCCCCAATCGTCAACTTGTTATCCTGTCAGCTCGGCGAAATATTTACTGTCTATCACTGCTGAGGTTACAATATAGTAATACAGTAAATTGAAAGCTCATGACTCCTCATCCAAAATATAGTTTACTGTTtttagttgttagatcagGTGTGAATTGATTGGATGTTCTCTATCAATTTACCCCTCTTCCTCTTAGGGAATGCTTTTCCGTTAACCCCTGACGGATTATTTAGTTGTTTACATAATTTCTcgaatgtttcatattttagatgcagatataaatatgaaaccgaTGGTGCTATTTGTCGGACCGTGGAGCACTGGGAAGTCGACGATGATCAattatttgttgaatatcgAGCACGATGAACATAACCTGATAACGGGTGagtaaattcaataattttggtGAGTAAAACGTTCCGAAGAATAAAGATCAATGAAATGTATACAACCTCAATCATGGTACTGCAAAAAAATTAGATACACAAATAAGCTGATGTTCAGAGGGGCTTTTCGGTATAGGAATCTAAATTCTGACTTTTGACTTTTGTAACTGTATTCTCTAGGGGCCCAGCCTACAACAAATGAATTCACCGTTTTAATGCACGGTAAGCATTATAAAAGTGTAGAAGGTATGGTGTTGTCAGCTGATTCAACGAAATCGTTTTCCTCATTGGAATCTTTTGGCCAGGTAAGTTTACGTGAATATAGCTGGTGTAGCTTACAGTTCCGCACACCTTGTGTAGTTAACTTGACCGGCATTAGACCAAATTTGTgttatttagttaacttaaaaccagtGTAATATAGTGTCAAAAATTTTATTTGGGTAAGTTTGATATAATCAGGGACCAGCtctacagttctgagttaagatttgactgtGAGTTGACTCATTGAAagtgaactaactttaactcagagttaccGGTTAGTTACTCtaacccacaactgtggaactgggtcctggatgTTATCAACAGTCCACATGTGTACATCATTCCCATAGTACTGGGAATAGATGGAAAAGATTCACTGTGGGCttggaaatattttggaaTTTTTCTCATCcggaaattcattttatacCTCACGTACCATTCCAGGGCAACTTTCTTAGTTGAAAATCACCTCTATGAACCAGTGAATATAGAATGTTGACATCACTGCAGTACCATATATGGTATATGTGACAGTATATGTTCATTACTAGAGACCTCATTTGCaattcataaatttaaaataactTTGAAATAATTGGCAATTCATTTACATGCCACATGTAGCTGTGGTAACCATCGACATAAAATGTGATCCAGATTTTCCATGAATTGTATCTAATTTTGTTATTTCGTCTAGGGATTTCTCGAACGACTCAGCGGTATCGAATTGCCGAATCGTTTGTTGGAGAAAGTGATTCTCGTCGATACGCCCGGAATTCTCGAGAACAAAAAACAACAAGACCGCGGCTATCCGTTCAACGACGTGCTGCAGTGGTACATCGATCATTCCGACCTGATATTCGTCGTTTTCGACCCGACGAAACTGGACGTCGGCACCGAACTCGAGTCGCTTTTCAAACTGTTGAAGGGACGCGAGTCGCAAATTCGAATCATCCTGAACAAAGCCGATTCGCTGCCGACGCAGGAGCTCATGCGCGTCTATGGAGCGTTGTTCTGGAATCTGGCGCCGTTGATCAACGTGACCGAGCCGCCGCGCGTCTACGTCGGCTCGTTCTGGTCGGAGGGTTACAAAGATACGGGCAACGTCGACTTGTTGAAAAACGAAGAGATCTCGTTGCTGCACGACATGAACGACATGATCGAAAATCGCCTCGAGAATCGCATCGCGTTTCTGCGGCAACGCGCGATCATGGCGCGACTGCACGCGTTGATCGTCAATCAATACATGCGCGTTTTCGATCGGAAATCGAGTTTCTTCGGAGATTCGGAAGAACTCGTTCAGAAAATCGTCGACGATCCGCAGCagtataaaatattcaattcggTGGCTAATAACGCGCGCGTCAGCAAATATGATTTGCCCGACCCGGAGATTTACAAAGATTTCTTTTCGACGAATGCGGTCAATTCGTTCAAGCCGTTCGCTCAGCTTTGCGGCTATTTCAAAGGCTGCTTGCTGGACAATGTCGATAGGGCGATCGATGAAGATTTGCCTTCTTTGTTGAGAACAGTTCAAGACAAAAGGGCGTTATATTCGCAAAACATGAAAGAATCGTCAAAGAAAGTAGAATTGTGAGGTCATATTTGATTTAgcaatttctgaaaaatcatttctctaGTCTCAATATATGTACTCTTGACTGTCTCTTAGATTCGACACcacgacccagttccacagttctgattCAGGATTTGACTCTTGAGTTAAccaactcattgaaaatgaactaacattaactcaagagttaactcatgaCTGTACAACTGGATCCAGACTttaatctatatatatttcagttttgattttgattttatttatatGTTGTACGTTTCacattttcatagaaatcttTGTGTCTGAggaaaaaatgattgaatgttGGAAGTGGCTGAAATTTTGTGTGATATGCTTTTAAACATGATTTCACAAGTATTAGAATACCATTGCTGAAGATTATACCATGATATGTTTTATATggatatatatttgttttagaTTATGACAAGCATTCCACAATTCACAATACATCTAAAATCTTTATGTTgttaaagaaataaattttatgaaTCACTTGAACCCGTTTTCTTGCTTACTGCAGTTGATTTTTATGGTGAAGTGTTGATATCACAGGACTATTTGAAAAGTTGGATAGTTGACACAGTGACTATGAGAAGTTGATTGCTAAACACAGAAATACAGTGATAGCACTGGACTTTGTTAACTCTACTCATTTAAACCTTTTCGAGCAACTGGTTATGACACACACATAAATGATTGGATTAGTAGTCAAATTTGTTCACCCCAAAAACCTTAGCGTCTGATGTACTCATCATAGAGTGACTGAGATCACTGTGGATTAGTTCTACCGGCAACCACGGCCGGCAGTGATCAGGATGGATAATCCATTTTGGACAATTCATATTAGCCTCTGATTCAGATTCTAATTATAACACAAAAAGTGACTCTTTATTTTGAGATGGTGAATGTTCAAAAAATGTGTCCGACGTTCCTGAATAATGATTTGAGTGTTTCACGATTGACATTTAATGGTTTCACTGACAATAACCCGTAAAAAACATCAAATGGTTTCTGGGGGTAATTAGTTGCACTGACAGGGCTATCGCCACTAGAAACTAACCTCGACCTTGTGGTGTTGTCACTTGTGAATTTATCGAGAGTTTTGATCAAATCCACGCTGATCAGAATACAGAATAACTATGGGAATTATCGCTAGACTCGGCTCAAAGCATTTccaacaaatgaaaaattggtAAGAGATTTTATACCGAAATGATGGCGTCAAAAATGTGCATTTCATTTCGAGAAATAGTCTGTGCGTACTGCGTTTACTCTTCTGGCTGCTGTTTAAATGATCAAATTTAGTAGTAAAATTTGCACTATGATGGACTAGACACTGGGCCCAGtgtagttacctaatcgttggtggtaagttTTTTAGCT is a genomic window of Tubulanus polymorphus chromosome 5, tnTubPoly1.2, whole genome shotgun sequence containing:
- the LOC141904998 gene encoding sarcalumenin-like isoform X2; amino-acid sequence: MRNIWICPGKTVNNKDVNKTKNRERSHINSCLDLNENTSKSKTSGEVKQLKEEVLKKLSEIYHDVIQPLEEAYRYQDTNKLPISDADINMKPMVLFVGPWSTGKSTMINYLLNIEHDEHNLITGAQPTTNEFTVLMHGKHYKSVEGMVLSADSTKSFSSLESFGQGFLERLSGIELPNRLLEKVILVDTPGILENKKQQDRGYPFNDVLQWYIDHSDLIFVVFDPTKLDVGTELESLFKLLKGRESQIRIILNKADSLPTQELMRVYGALFWNLAPLINVTEPPRVYVGSFWSEGYKDTGNVDLLKNEEISLLHDMNDMIENRLENRIAFLRQRAIMARLHALIVNQYMRVFDRKSSFFGDSEELVQKIVDDPQQYKIFNSVANNARVSKYDLPDPEIYKDFFSTNAVNSFKPFAQLCGYFKGCLLDNVDRAIDEDLPSLLRTVQDKRALYSQNMKESSKKVEL
- the LOC141904998 gene encoding sarcalumenin-like isoform X1, whose product is MNFGFLSLMLVGCIVRIQSETLTKTGKTVNNKDVNKTKNRERSHINSCLDLNENTSKSKTSGEVKQLKEEVLKKLSEIYHDVIQPLEEAYRYQDTNKLPISDADINMKPMVLFVGPWSTGKSTMINYLLNIEHDEHNLITGAQPTTNEFTVLMHGKHYKSVEGMVLSADSTKSFSSLESFGQGFLERLSGIELPNRLLEKVILVDTPGILENKKQQDRGYPFNDVLQWYIDHSDLIFVVFDPTKLDVGTELESLFKLLKGRESQIRIILNKADSLPTQELMRVYGALFWNLAPLINVTEPPRVYVGSFWSEGYKDTGNVDLLKNEEISLLHDMNDMIENRLENRIAFLRQRAIMARLHALIVNQYMRVFDRKSSFFGDSEELVQKIVDDPQQYKIFNSVANNARVSKYDLPDPEIYKDFFSTNAVNSFKPFAQLCGYFKGCLLDNVDRAIDEDLPSLLRTVQDKRALYSQNMKESSKKVEL